One Streptomyces sp. NBC_01217 genomic region harbors:
- a CDS encoding DEAD/DEAH box helicase: MRSADGVMDEGVPAQSGTGVEGSVAEVARRRWGVALGGPFPARFSEPGWSYEERVGHGCPVCEGELHALRRPYASQGRVYRYTALICPACPTAFSFADLGVKTYDQLAAVPSASIPVPPGPCPGGPGGTVTTIRVPGQFPAAVREGSRPAWPEDLAVPEQDEKRALLWCKVTDPAWCPAEEALAAAEDVRVILPEGPEYDALRSGLAGRGVPYRVSRYWEETEQVGTVNESGGRTDLVAVGPGGAAPAAGPWAVAARDAFAAQWDALEELPQDDGGAYVPVEELVPAEWAALLPHPAFNPAQAAAVPVVREGTGHLVVVAPTGAGKTPIGMVAALEAHARGRRAAWLVPQRSLTDELDRELQLWRRRGLRVVRLTGEAAVDTALIRAADVWVATTEKFEAICRAGSLSDVLAEVGCLVVDEIHLLGDPARGAVLEALVARVREDGTGTRIVGLSATVANADEVAEWLGARLVRTSWRPTRLTWQLPVLPSADEADWAARAAMRTEAAVRIAREVTADGGSVLVFCGSKRRVRATALALAADRGVPTAGADADDTELVERLCTKAGVRLHYRDWPYRREAEQAFRAREADVLVATSTVAAGVNLPARAVIVSDTSIGLDRIEVSMVQQMFGRAGRIGAGEREGWAFLLADPAERAHWQARLAAGYTVRSRLGDHLPDHLLAEAVQERLTTAQETEAWWAGTFAAHQGEDGVEPLREAARFLTASGCLRATTDEGRLEPTALGRLTSRFMVDATLADELATAVRESPVPEDAFTAERSLAALLSTRLPVLEQAPFTDRAGSVLRRVLREADHEHGEPEESDAAAEDEPKPEAGDLARAVLHLVAGRPALFRASPGYVLGIPADSMTGILDEAQRYLAWFGAQGPLGTVHPWAAVVASDLAQRIRWRRLGPGRGAGRLLWMCERMATAPFAPDLVPRMWRAARARGVDAPDWSGTTPPGDCALTPDRYRALLAERVTGVHLALQGDEVRVTAPPGSVIRLWNGATTTLRTADGEETTLLLPPDDPSDPSAGRSGAVVFTRGDRVGAGWLGAYAAIRL; the protein is encoded by the coding sequence ATGCGCAGCGCGGACGGAGTGATGGACGAGGGCGTTCCGGCACAGTCCGGGACGGGCGTGGAGGGCTCCGTGGCCGAGGTGGCCCGGCGGCGGTGGGGCGTGGCTCTGGGCGGACCGTTCCCGGCACGGTTCTCGGAGCCGGGGTGGAGTTACGAGGAACGGGTGGGGCACGGTTGTCCTGTCTGCGAGGGGGAGTTGCATGCCCTGCGCAGGCCGTATGCGTCGCAGGGGCGGGTGTACCGGTACACCGCGCTCATCTGCCCCGCCTGCCCCACCGCGTTCAGTTTCGCGGACCTGGGGGTGAAGACGTACGACCAGCTCGCGGCCGTACCTTCGGCGTCCATCCCTGTGCCGCCGGGGCCCTGTCCGGGCGGCCCTGGGGGCACCGTGACCACGATCCGAGTCCCAGGGCAGTTCCCCGCGGCGGTGCGTGAAGGGTCCCGTCCGGCGTGGCCGGAGGACCTGGCCGTGCCGGAACAGGACGAGAAGCGGGCCCTGTTGTGGTGCAAGGTGACCGATCCTGCGTGGTGCCCCGCCGAGGAGGCGCTCGCGGCAGCCGAGGACGTACGGGTGATCCTGCCCGAGGGACCGGAGTACGACGCGCTGCGTAGCGGGCTCGCGGGGCGCGGTGTCCCGTACCGTGTCAGCCGCTATTGGGAAGAGACCGAACAGGTCGGTACGGTCAACGAGTCGGGCGGTCGGACGGATCTGGTCGCGGTCGGTCCGGGCGGCGCCGCCCCGGCCGCGGGTCCCTGGGCAGTGGCGGCCCGGGACGCGTTCGCCGCCCAGTGGGACGCGCTGGAGGAGCTGCCGCAGGACGACGGCGGCGCGTATGTGCCGGTCGAGGAGCTGGTGCCGGCCGAGTGGGCCGCGCTGCTGCCGCACCCGGCGTTCAATCCGGCGCAGGCGGCGGCCGTTCCGGTCGTACGGGAGGGCACCGGGCATCTGGTGGTGGTGGCGCCGACCGGCGCGGGCAAGACGCCGATCGGGATGGTCGCGGCGCTGGAGGCGCACGCGAGGGGCCGTAGGGCGGCCTGGCTGGTGCCGCAGCGTTCGCTCACCGATGAGCTGGACCGCGAGCTTCAGTTGTGGCGGCGCCGTGGCCTGCGTGTGGTCCGCCTGACCGGTGAGGCCGCTGTGGACACCGCGCTGATCCGGGCGGCCGATGTGTGGGTGGCCACCACGGAGAAGTTCGAGGCGATCTGCCGTGCCGGATCGCTGAGCGACGTGCTCGCCGAGGTCGGCTGCCTGGTGGTCGACGAGATCCATCTGCTGGGCGATCCCGCTCGCGGCGCCGTGCTGGAGGCGCTTGTCGCCCGCGTGCGGGAGGACGGTACGGGGACGCGGATCGTCGGGCTGTCGGCGACGGTCGCCAATGCCGACGAGGTCGCCGAGTGGCTGGGCGCCCGCCTGGTCCGCACCTCCTGGCGGCCCACCCGGCTGACCTGGCAGCTGCCCGTCCTGCCGTCGGCGGACGAGGCGGACTGGGCGGCGCGGGCCGCGATGCGCACCGAGGCCGCGGTACGCATCGCCCGGGAAGTCACCGCGGACGGTGGCAGTGTGCTGGTGTTCTGCGGCAGCAAGCGCCGGGTGCGGGCGACCGCGCTGGCGCTGGCCGCCGACCGGGGCGTGCCGACGGCCGGGGCGGACGCGGACGACACCGAACTGGTCGAGCGGCTGTGCACCAAGGCCGGCGTACGGCTGCACTACCGGGACTGGCCCTACAGGCGGGAGGCCGAGCAGGCCTTCCGAGCCCGTGAGGCGGACGTCCTGGTCGCCACCTCCACCGTCGCCGCGGGCGTCAACCTCCCCGCCCGCGCGGTGATCGTCAGCGACACCAGCATCGGTCTGGACCGTATCGAGGTGTCCATGGTCCAGCAGATGTTCGGACGGGCCGGACGGATCGGCGCCGGGGAGCGCGAGGGCTGGGCGTTCCTGCTCGCCGACCCGGCCGAACGGGCGCACTGGCAGGCTCGGCTGGCCGCCGGATACACGGTGCGGTCGCGGCTGGGCGACCATCTGCCCGACCACCTGCTGGCCGAGGCCGTCCAGGAACGGCTGACCACCGCCCAGGAGACGGAGGCGTGGTGGGCGGGGACGTTCGCCGCACATCAGGGTGAGGACGGCGTCGAGCCCCTGCGTGAGGCGGCTCGGTTCCTCACCGCGTCGGGCTGTCTGCGTGCCACCACGGACGAGGGCCGCCTGGAACCGACCGCGCTGGGCCGGCTGACCAGCCGATTCATGGTCGATGCCACCCTCGCCGACGAACTGGCCACAGCGGTACGGGAATCCCCCGTGCCCGAAGACGCCTTCACCGCCGAGCGATCGCTGGCGGCCCTGCTCAGCACTCGCCTCCCGGTGCTCGAACAGGCGCCGTTCACCGACCGGGCAGGTTCGGTGCTGCGCCGAGTCCTGCGAGAGGCGGATCACGAGCATGGGGAGCCGGAGGAGAGTGACGCGGCGGCGGAGGACGAGCCGAAGCCGGAGGCCGGCGACCTCGCCCGCGCGGTCCTTCATCTGGTCGCCGGCCGCCCGGCCCTTTTCCGCGCCAGTCCCGGCTACGTCCTCGGCATCCCCGCCGACTCCATGACCGGCATCCTGGACGAGGCCCAGCGCTACCTGGCCTGGTTCGGCGCGCAGGGTCCCCTCGGCACGGTCCACCCCTGGGCGGCCGTGGTCGCAAGCGATCTGGCCCAGCGCATCCGGTGGCGGAGGCTGGGGCCCGGCCGAGGCGCCGGACGGCTGCTGTGGATGTGCGAGCGGATGGCCACCGCCCCGTTCGCACCCGATCTCGTCCCCCGCATGTGGCGCGCGGCCCGCGCCCGCGGCGTCGACGCCCCCGACTGGAGCGGGACGACACCGCCGGGCGACTGTGCCCTGACCCCGGACCGCTACCGCGCGCTGCTCGCGGAGCGCGTCACCGGCGTCCATCTCGCCCTCCAGGGCGACGAGGTCCGGGTGACGGCCCCGCCCGGCTCGGTGATCCGCCTGTGGAACGGCGCGACCACCACCCTGCGCACCGCCGACGGCGAGGAAACCACGCTGCTCCTGCCGCCCGACGACCCGTCCGATCCGTCGGCGGGGCGCAGCGGAGCGGTCGTCTTCACGCGCGGGGACCGGGTGGGGGCGGGGTGGCTGGGGGCGTACGCGGCGATCCGCCTCTGA
- a CDS encoding alpha/beta hydrolase, whose product MDTRRPLRILATALGTAGLLISGCSSGSSTSASPSAPSAPAVLKPYYAQQLTWRDCGVPGFQCTTMKAPLDYAKPGGGDIKLAVARAKATGPGKRIGSLVVNPGGPGGSAIGYLQSYAAIGYPAQVRARYDMVAIDPRGVARSEPVECLTGPQMDAYTQVDQTPDDAAEVDRLGSAYKEFAGGCERRSGKILPHVSTVETARDMDMLRSLLGDEKLHYVGASYGTYLGATYAELFPARVGRLVLDGAMDPSLPAIDVNRDQTAGFEVAFRSFAADCLKKADCPLGTTSTADAATRLKQLFAGLDARPIPSGASRELTESLATMGVIAAMYDESTWSQLSDALTAAQKGDGSGLLSLADGYYERDPNGSYANLMFANTAVNCLDLPPAFADADAAAQALPSFEKASPVFGRTFTWAALNCADWPIHPTGTPHRIEARGADPIVVVGTTRDPATPYKWAESLAGQLSSGTLLTYRGDGHTAYGRGSDCIDTAINTYLLEGTPPTDGKTCS is encoded by the coding sequence ATGGACACCAGGCGCCCGCTTCGCATTCTCGCCACCGCGCTCGGCACTGCCGGCCTTCTCATCTCCGGCTGCAGCAGCGGCAGTTCGACGAGCGCCTCGCCGTCCGCCCCGTCCGCCCCCGCCGTGCTCAAGCCGTACTACGCGCAGCAGCTGACCTGGCGGGACTGCGGTGTCCCGGGATTCCAGTGCACGACGATGAAGGCGCCCCTGGACTACGCGAAGCCCGGCGGCGGCGACATCAAGCTGGCCGTCGCCCGGGCGAAGGCCACCGGGCCGGGCAAGCGGATCGGCTCCCTCGTGGTGAATCCGGGCGGCCCCGGCGGTTCGGCCATCGGCTATCTCCAGAGCTATGCGGCCATCGGCTACCCCGCCCAGGTCCGGGCCCGTTACGACATGGTCGCCATCGACCCGCGCGGAGTGGCCCGCAGCGAGCCCGTCGAATGCCTCACGGGTCCGCAGATGGACGCCTACACCCAGGTCGACCAGACCCCGGACGACGCCGCCGAGGTCGACAGGCTGGGCAGCGCCTACAAGGAGTTCGCCGGTGGCTGCGAGCGGCGCTCCGGCAAGATCCTCCCGCATGTCTCCACCGTCGAGACCGCACGCGACATGGACATGCTGCGGTCCCTGCTCGGGGACGAGAAGTTGCACTACGTCGGGGCGTCGTACGGCACCTACCTCGGCGCGACGTACGCCGAGCTCTTCCCGGCCCGGGTCGGCCGCCTGGTCCTGGACGGCGCGATGGACCCGTCGCTCCCCGCCATCGATGTGAACCGCGATCAGACCGCGGGCTTCGAGGTCGCGTTCCGGTCCTTCGCCGCCGATTGCCTGAAGAAGGCGGACTGCCCGCTCGGCACCACCTCCACCGCCGACGCGGCCACCCGCCTGAAGCAGCTCTTCGCCGGCCTCGACGCCAGGCCGATCCCCAGCGGCGCCTCCCGCGAGCTCACCGAGTCCCTCGCCACCATGGGAGTCATCGCCGCCATGTACGACGAGTCGACCTGGTCCCAGCTCAGCGATGCCCTCACTGCTGCTCAGAAGGGAGACGGATCCGGTCTGCTCTCCCTGGCGGACGGCTACTACGAACGCGATCCGAACGGCTCGTACGCGAACCTGATGTTCGCCAACACCGCCGTGAACTGCCTGGACCTGCCGCCCGCCTTCGCCGACGCCGACGCCGCCGCCCAGGCGCTTCCCAGCTTCGAGAAGGCGTCCCCGGTCTTCGGCAGGACCTTCACCTGGGCCGCCCTGAACTGCGCCGACTGGCCGATCCACCCCACCGGCACCCCCCACCGCATCGAGGCCAGAGGCGCGGACCCGATCGTCGTGGTCGGCACCACCCGCGACCCGGCCACCCCGTACAAATGGGCCGAGTCCCTGGCCGGCCAGCTCTCCTCCGGCACCCTCCTCACCTACCGAGGCGACGGCCACACCGCGTACGGCCGCGGCAGCGACTGCATCGACACGGCGATCAACACCTACCTCCTGGAAGGCACCCCGCCGACCGACGGCAAAACGTGCTCCTGA